The Bacillota bacterium genome contains a region encoding:
- a CDS encoding amino acid ABC transporter ATP-binding protein: MIELQNVSKTFKDGTIALNQVSLTVCKGEVCVLIGPSGSGKSTLLRTLNLLEIPTIGEVIFEGVNLLDKNIDVNLHRQKMGMVFQGFHLFPHLTVLDNLMVAPLSIKKWDKELTKIKALEMLEKVGLLEKKSSYPNQLSGGQKQRIAIARALCMEPDIMLFDEPTSALDPELIGEVLQVMRVLAKTGMTMVVVTHEMGFAKEFGDKIVVMDEGKIIEEGTSDEVFNHPKNARTLEFLRRVIDKI; encoded by the coding sequence ATGATTGAATTACAAAACGTTTCAAAAACGTTTAAAGATGGAACAATCGCATTAAATCAAGTTTCATTAACAGTTTGTAAAGGTGAAGTATGTGTCTTGATTGGTCCTTCAGGATCTGGGAAGTCCACATTGCTTAGAACATTGAATCTGTTAGAAATACCTACAATAGGTGAAGTGATTTTTGAAGGGGTTAATCTATTAGACAAAAACATAGATGTAAATTTACATAGACAAAAAATGGGAATGGTCTTTCAAGGATTTCATCTATTTCCACATTTAACTGTTCTTGATAATTTAATGGTAGCTCCTTTATCAATCAAAAAATGGGATAAAGAATTAACAAAAATCAAAGCATTAGAAATGCTTGAAAAAGTAGGGTTGCTTGAAAAAAAATCAAGCTATCCCAATCAATTATCTGGAGGACAAAAACAACGAATTGCCATCGCAAGAGCTTTATGTATGGAACCCGACATCATGCTTTTTGATGAACCAACAAGCGCACTTGATCCTGAATTGATTGGTGAAGTCTTACAAGTAATGCGAGTATTAGCTAAAACAGGAATGACGATGGTGGTTGTTACCCATGAAATGGGATTTGCAAAAGAATTTGGCGATAAAATTGTTGTGATGGATGAAGGAAAAATCATTGAAGAAGGAACAAGTGATGAGGTGTTCAATCATCCGAAAAACGCTAGGACTTTAGAATTTTTAAGAAGAGTCATCGATAAAATTTAG
- a CDS encoding flavodoxin domain-containing protein, translating into MHNKTVVLYRSKTGFARQYAKWISQDLHCDMFDAFKIKYEDLDKYHIIIYGAGLYAKGINGLKKMKKKFALLKDKNIIVFATGATLDQEEDIKNIQKSNFTEKEINTLKFFYLRGGFDYKRLSLKNKFMMTLLKMKIRMQKHLTDNEESYLDAFQKPVDYTNKEYLMPLLEYVHSFSKTNKK; encoded by the coding sequence ATGCACAATAAAACAGTTGTTCTTTATCGTTCTAAAACAGGGTTTGCCAGACAATACGCCAAATGGATTTCACAAGATTTACACTGTGATATGTTCGATGCTTTTAAAATAAAATATGAAGACTTAGATAAATATCATATTATTATATATGGAGCCGGTCTTTATGCAAAAGGTATCAATGGTTTAAAAAAAATGAAAAAGAAATTTGCATTACTAAAAGATAAAAATATTATCGTTTTTGCAACAGGAGCTACTTTAGACCAAGAAGAAGATATTAAAAACATTCAAAAATCTAACTTTACTGAAAAAGAAATAAATACACTTAAATTCTTTTACTTAAGAGGCGGATTTGATTATAAACGTTTAAGTTTAAAAAACAAGTTTATGATGACACTATTAAAAATGAAAATTAGAATGCAAAAACATTTAACAGATAATGAAGAATCTTATTTAGATGCATTTCAAAAACCTGTAGATTATACAAACAAAGAATATCTCATGCCTTTACTAGAGTATGTACATAGTTTTTCTAAAACAAATAAGAAATAA